A genome region from Rhodanobacter thiooxydans includes the following:
- a CDS encoding efflux RND transporter periplasmic adaptor subunit: MKLPAFHPSWRTHAARLLRRGGLALAVAALLPACSPAGPAPADTGAKPAAAYVAVARGRVDIEGGLLNLAMPREGTLATVAVHEGDRVKQGQLLAALDTEPARLAVEAAQAQQEQAQAQLKLLGIKQAAAQQRAQRLAAAAAAGAGDGQSADDAREAAAQIDAEQQAARAALGMAGQKLDEARYELKQRSLVAPFDADVVRVSGQRGTSVSPASGPLFVLLPRKPRIVRAELNDSFAAAVHPGMPAEVVAEGGEHVRWTAHVLRIGKVYSPATMENDPQIRANARTVECVLAFDQPDAEPVRNLRIGQRVTVRFGADGAPKD; encoded by the coding sequence ATGAAGCTGCCCGCCTTCCACCCATCATGGCGCACGCACGCGGCGCGCCTGCTCCGCCGCGGCGGCCTCGCGCTGGCCGTCGCGGCGCTGCTGCCGGCCTGCTCGCCCGCGGGCCCGGCACCGGCCGACACCGGCGCCAAGCCCGCGGCCGCCTACGTCGCCGTCGCGCGCGGCAGGGTCGACATCGAAGGCGGCCTGCTGAACCTGGCCATGCCGCGCGAAGGCACGCTGGCCACGGTTGCCGTGCACGAGGGCGACCGCGTCAAGCAAGGCCAGTTGCTGGCGGCGCTGGATACCGAGCCGGCCAGGCTGGCGGTCGAGGCGGCGCAGGCGCAACAGGAGCAGGCGCAGGCCCAGCTGAAGCTGCTCGGGATCAAGCAGGCCGCGGCGCAGCAGCGCGCCCAACGCCTCGCCGCCGCCGCCGCCGCCGGCGCCGGCGACGGCCAGAGCGCCGACGATGCGCGCGAGGCGGCCGCGCAGATCGACGCCGAGCAGCAGGCGGCCCGCGCCGCCTTGGGCATGGCCGGCCAGAAGCTGGACGAGGCCCGCTACGAGCTGAAGCAGCGCAGCCTGGTTGCGCCGTTCGACGCCGACGTGGTGCGGGTGTCGGGCCAGCGTGGCACCAGCGTGTCGCCCGCATCCGGGCCGTTGTTCGTGCTGTTGCCGCGGAAGCCGCGGATCGTGCGCGCCGAGCTCAACGACAGCTTCGCCGCGGCGGTCCACCCGGGCATGCCGGCCGAAGTGGTGGCCGAAGGCGGCGAGCATGTCCGCTGGACCGCGCACGTGCTGCGCATTGGCAAGGTCTACAGCCCAGCCACGATGGAGAACGACCCGCAGATACGCGCCAACGCGCGCACGGTGGAGTGCGTGCTGGCGTTCGACCAGCCCGACGCCGAACCGGTGCGCAACCTGCGCATCGGCCAGCGCGTGACGGTGCGCTTCGGCGCCGACGGCGCGCCGAAAGACTGA
- a CDS encoding DMT family transporter: MKRFYLLGFLLLMGFDTLAQISFKYAGTQALPVEASLAWLLRVFGQPWVYGAVIGYVGAFFTWMALLKHAPIGPAFAASHLEVVSVMLLSIWLFDEQLTLARALGALAIIAGIVCLGFAESREHAAEADADPALG, from the coding sequence ATGAAGCGCTTCTACCTGCTCGGTTTCCTGCTGCTGATGGGCTTCGACACGCTCGCGCAGATCAGCTTCAAGTACGCCGGTACCCAGGCGCTGCCGGTGGAGGCCAGCCTGGCATGGCTGCTGCGCGTGTTCGGCCAGCCGTGGGTCTACGGCGCGGTGATCGGTTACGTCGGCGCGTTCTTCACCTGGATGGCGCTGCTCAAGCACGCACCGATCGGCCCCGCCTTCGCCGCCTCGCATCTGGAAGTGGTCTCGGTGATGCTGCTGTCGATCTGGCTGTTCGACGAGCAGCTCACCCTCGCCCGCGCGCTGGGCGCGCTGGCGATCATCGCCGGCATCGTCTGCCTCGGCTTCGCCGAGAGCCGCGAACACGCCGCGGAAGCCGACGCCGACCCGGCGCTTGGCTAG
- a CDS encoding IS1595 family transposase, with protein MAMNQVPFQSGLSMARFIQQYGTEAKCYRALYRARWPQGFRCPKCNSRPRSRFRRAGRIYYQCRACRHQTTLTSGTVFEGSKLPLTTWFLAMHLLTGSKTNMAALELKRHVGVCYDTAWKLKHKIMQVMTEREEPRQLAGFVQIDDAYLGGERNGGKPGRGSENKQPFVIAVATDEALEHPTFAVIEPVRSFDNVSLTDWGQRRLAPGAEVFSDGLGCFRRVVELDHAHTVLETAGGRAATEVKGARWVNVVLGNVKRAISGCYHAMRQAKYARRYLAEAAYRFNRRFRLAALLPRLARAMVLCKPWPEPKLRAVDNFHS; from the coding sequence ATGGCCATGAACCAGGTGCCGTTCCAGTCGGGGTTGTCGATGGCGCGGTTCATCCAGCAGTACGGCACGGAGGCGAAGTGCTATCGGGCGCTGTACCGGGCACGCTGGCCGCAGGGCTTCCGCTGTCCGAAGTGCAACAGCCGGCCGCGCTCGCGGTTTCGCCGTGCGGGCCGGATTTACTACCAGTGCCGTGCCTGCCGCCATCAGACGACGCTGACCAGCGGGACGGTGTTCGAGGGCAGCAAGCTGCCGCTGACAACGTGGTTCTTGGCCATGCACTTGTTGACCGGCAGCAAGACCAACATGGCGGCGCTGGAACTGAAGCGGCACGTGGGCGTGTGCTACGACACCGCCTGGAAGCTCAAGCACAAGATCATGCAGGTCATGACCGAGCGCGAGGAGCCACGCCAGCTTGCCGGTTTCGTGCAGATCGACGATGCCTACCTCGGCGGTGAGCGCAACGGCGGCAAGCCGGGGCGCGGCTCGGAAAACAAGCAGCCGTTCGTCATCGCGGTAGCCACCGACGAAGCGCTGGAGCACCCGACCTTTGCCGTGATCGAGCCGGTGCGCAGCTTCGACAATGTCTCGCTCACCGACTGGGGCCAGCGTCGCCTCGCCCCCGGTGCCGAGGTCTTCAGCGACGGCCTAGGCTGCTTCCGGCGAGTCGTCGAGCTGGATCACGCGCACACCGTGCTGGAAACCGCTGGCGGGCGCGCCGCCACCGAGGTCAAGGGCGCGCGCTGGGTGAACGTGGTGCTCGGTAACGTCAAGCGCGCCATCAGCGGCTGCTACCACGCCATGCGGCAAGCCAAGTACGCGCGGCGCTATCTGGCCGAAGCCGCCTACCGGTTCAACCGCCGGTTTCGTCTCGCCGCGCTGCTGCCGCGACTGGCGCGCGCCATGGTGCTGTGCAAGCCTTGGCCAGAGCCGAAATTGCGCGCCGTCGACAATTTTCATAGCTGA
- a CDS encoding alpha/beta hydrolase, which translates to MIQQTDFFLEGGRSGVLLIHGLTGTPMEMKLLGKGLNNAGFTVHGMQLAGHCGNVEDLLATGWRDWYASVEQAADAMLDKVDQLFVGGLSMGALLALKLAAERPGRVAGVGVYGATFRYDGWSIPKLARLSFLLPLLKKLGIGRDRSFMEQPPYGIRDERLRAQVSAAMLGGDSAAAGLPGNPWYSLAEMYGLAADVRRRLPRVTAPCLVAHASDDDVASTKNAELVMRQVSAPTELLLLEDSYHMITIDKQRRTLIQRSAAFFNGIAASNGTQRAAA; encoded by the coding sequence GTGATCCAGCAAACCGACTTTTTCCTCGAGGGTGGCCGCAGCGGCGTGCTGCTGATCCACGGCCTCACCGGCACGCCGATGGAAATGAAGCTGCTCGGCAAGGGCCTGAACAACGCCGGCTTCACCGTGCACGGCATGCAGCTGGCCGGCCACTGCGGCAATGTCGAGGACCTGCTCGCCACCGGCTGGCGCGACTGGTACGCCAGCGTCGAGCAGGCTGCCGACGCAATGCTCGACAAGGTCGACCAGCTGTTCGTCGGCGGTCTCTCGATGGGCGCGCTGCTGGCGCTGAAACTGGCCGCCGAGCGGCCCGGGCGGGTCGCCGGCGTGGGCGTGTACGGCGCCACCTTCCGCTACGACGGCTGGAGCATCCCGAAACTGGCGCGGCTGTCGTTCCTGCTGCCGCTGCTGAAGAAACTCGGCATCGGCCGCGACCGCAGCTTCATGGAGCAGCCGCCCTACGGCATCCGCGACGAGCGCCTGCGCGCGCAGGTCAGTGCGGCGATGCTCGGCGGCGACAGTGCTGCCGCCGGCCTGCCCGGCAACCCGTGGTACTCGCTGGCCGAGATGTACGGCCTGGCGGCCGACGTGCGCCGCCGGCTACCGCGGGTAACCGCGCCGTGCCTGGTCGCCCACGCCAGCGACGACGACGTGGCCAGCACCAAGAACGCCGAGCTGGTCATGCGTCAGGTCAGCGCGCCGACCGAGCTGCTGCTGCTCGAGGACAGCTACCACATGATCACCATCGACAAGCAGCGGCGCACCCTGATCCAGCGCTCGGCCGCGTTCTTCAACGGCATCGCCGCATCGAACGGCACGCAGCGCGCCGCCGCCTGA
- a CDS encoding ABC transporter permease produces MVALARKTLVYEWRRFLPAMLAVGFAGLLQLLQIALVLGIFGSTSLYITGSSADVWVGYPGTQSVSLGRTIDADVESRLLMDPAVQQVEPYLWVDGDWRGPRETGGVSVFVSGIDPAADALMFSKVLAPALRRRLAEPDAIVIDRSAMDQLGVGIGQTATINGHQVRVVGISRGLRALGGVNVLCSLDTARRLDNDPADLGPTYLVAKLRDPTQADAVAMRLRGDTAFGPYTAWSAADFANISVRYWLFDTGAGAGVLFLAGIVFLVGAAITSQTLIAAVNGSVREYATLNALGVGVGALRKVVLEQAFWVGALGLLGASALGILLMLLARSQDVPVVLNVPAALACILLVMGLAAVSGLAAMRSLRRADPATLLR; encoded by the coding sequence ATGGTGGCCCTGGCGCGCAAGACGCTGGTCTACGAATGGCGGCGCTTCCTGCCGGCGATGCTGGCGGTCGGCTTCGCCGGCCTGCTGCAGCTGCTGCAGATCGCGCTGGTGCTGGGCATCTTCGGCAGCACCAGCCTCTACATCACCGGCTCGTCGGCCGACGTATGGGTCGGCTACCCCGGCACGCAGAGCGTGAGCCTGGGCCGCACGATCGACGCCGACGTGGAGTCGCGCCTGCTGATGGACCCGGCAGTGCAGCAGGTCGAGCCGTACCTGTGGGTCGACGGCGACTGGCGCGGGCCGCGCGAAACCGGCGGCGTCTCGGTGTTCGTCTCCGGCATCGATCCGGCCGCCGACGCGCTGATGTTCTCCAAGGTGCTGGCCCCGGCGCTGCGCCGGCGGCTGGCCGAACCGGATGCGATCGTGATCGACCGCTCCGCCATGGACCAGCTCGGCGTGGGCATCGGCCAGACCGCCACCATCAACGGTCACCAGGTACGCGTGGTCGGCATCAGCCGCGGCCTGCGCGCGCTCGGCGGGGTCAACGTGCTGTGCTCGCTGGACACCGCGCGCCGGCTGGACAACGACCCGGCCGACCTCGGGCCGACCTACCTGGTGGCGAAACTGCGCGACCCGACCCAGGCCGACGCCGTGGCGATGCGCCTGCGCGGCGACACCGCCTTCGGCCCGTATACCGCATGGAGCGCCGCCGATTTCGCCAACATCTCGGTGCGCTACTGGTTGTTCGACACCGGCGCCGGCGCTGGCGTGCTGTTCCTGGCCGGCATCGTGTTCCTGGTCGGCGCGGCGATCACCAGCCAGACCCTGATCGCCGCGGTGAACGGCTCGGTGCGCGAGTACGCCACCCTCAACGCACTCGGCGTGGGCGTGGGCGCGCTGCGCAAGGTGGTGCTGGAACAGGCGTTCTGGGTCGGCGCGCTGGGCCTGCTCGGGGCCAGCGCGCTGGGCATCCTGCTGATGCTGCTGGCGCGCAGCCAGGACGTGCCGGTGGTGCTGAACGTACCGGCTGCGCTGGCCTGCATCCTGCTGGTGATGGGTCTGGCGGCGGTCTCCGGCCTGGCCGCGATGCGCAGCCTGCGCCGCGCCGATCCCGCGACCTTGCTGAGGTAG
- a CDS encoding ArnT family glycosyltransferase, translated as MTAIQGKDLIGGLRGNPRLQGIAALILLLPPVFFLFPVPIDETRYLAVAWNMHLSGQWLVPWLDGAPYSDKAPLLFWLINLTWSVTGVHAWAARLLELLLLLATLPLLGRRLGAGATAVRASLWLWLGCAAVAVYAGTVMFDMLLTLCTLVAWRATPALAGRRWPLAVAAMAVALGAGVLVKGPVALLVGGVPALLAPWWLPQARPLVTWLRLLAALLGAVLLALAWALPAARAGGTQYADAIFLHQTVGRVVQSFAHARPWWWYLPILPAMMLPWVASVRRGGSAPVPAGGVVDRFMAAAFVPAFVLFSLISGKQPHYLLPLLPALALAGGVRLGAGRWRVVGWRVGLVLALIGIAVAVGLGRLAVNHAGRIEAIACGVLIVVVGLSFIMERRTTSLPVDRAALGMLAALLLCKLAFVLGAAPRYDVMAAARRVAAAQQAGVPLLFAGPQYGLLTFAGRLTAPIPATANPAAVAAWAHAHPQGWVITNEPDYHYPATPLYRQPYRDGSLRIWRAGDLTGAASAPPLTQTLSDYPTSPARCPPRTCPMRATSPRAATGNGP; from the coding sequence ATGACGGCAATACAAGGCAAGGATCTCATTGGCGGGTTACGCGGAAACCCGCGCCTGCAAGGGATCGCGGCACTGATCCTGCTGCTGCCGCCAGTGTTCTTCCTGTTTCCGGTGCCGATCGACGAGACGCGCTACCTCGCGGTGGCGTGGAACATGCACCTGAGCGGCCAGTGGCTGGTGCCGTGGCTGGACGGCGCGCCGTATTCGGACAAGGCGCCGCTGCTGTTCTGGCTGATCAACCTGACCTGGTCGGTGACCGGCGTGCACGCCTGGGCGGCACGCCTGCTGGAGCTGCTTCTGCTGCTGGCCACCCTCCCGCTGCTCGGCCGGCGGCTGGGTGCCGGGGCCACCGCCGTGCGGGCCTCGCTGTGGCTGTGGCTGGGCTGCGCCGCCGTCGCGGTGTATGCCGGTACGGTGATGTTCGACATGCTGCTTACGTTATGCACGCTGGTGGCGTGGCGGGCCACGCCAGCACTGGCCGGCCGGCGCTGGCCGCTCGCGGTGGCGGCGATGGCGGTGGCGCTGGGTGCGGGGGTCCTGGTCAAGGGGCCGGTCGCGCTGCTGGTGGGCGGCGTGCCGGCGCTGCTGGCACCGTGGTGGCTGCCGCAGGCGCGGCCGCTGGTGACCTGGCTGCGGCTGCTCGCCGCGTTGCTCGGTGCCGTGCTGCTGGCGCTGGCCTGGGCGCTGCCTGCGGCCCGGGCGGGCGGCACGCAGTACGCGGATGCGATCTTCCTGCACCAGACGGTGGGGCGCGTGGTGCAGAGCTTCGCGCACGCCCGGCCATGGTGGTGGTACCTGCCGATCCTGCCGGCGATGATGCTGCCATGGGTGGCCTCGGTCAGGCGCGGCGGGTCCGCGCCGGTGCCTGCCGGCGGGGTGGTGGACCGCTTCATGGCGGCTGCCTTCGTTCCCGCCTTCGTCCTGTTCAGCCTGATCAGCGGCAAGCAGCCGCACTACCTGCTGCCGTTGCTGCCGGCACTGGCCCTGGCCGGCGGGGTTCGCCTCGGCGCAGGCCGCTGGCGCGTGGTGGGCTGGCGCGTCGGGCTGGTGCTGGCGCTGATCGGCATCGCCGTGGCGGTCGGCCTGGGTCGGCTGGCGGTGAATCACGCCGGTCGCATCGAGGCGATCGCCTGCGGCGTGCTGATCGTCGTTGTGGGGCTGTCGTTCATCATGGAGCGGCGGACGACGTCGCTGCCGGTGGACCGCGCCGCGCTCGGCATGCTGGCGGCGCTGCTGCTGTGCAAGCTCGCCTTCGTGCTGGGCGCCGCCCCCCGCTACGACGTCATGGCGGCAGCCCGCCGCGTGGCCGCCGCGCAACAGGCCGGCGTGCCGCTGCTGTTCGCCGGCCCGCAGTACGGCCTGCTCACCTTCGCCGGCCGGCTGACCGCGCCGATCCCGGCCACCGCCAACCCGGCCGCGGTAGCCGCATGGGCGCACGCCCATCCGCAAGGCTGGGTGATCACCAACGAGCCGGACTACCACTATCCGGCCACACCGCTGTACCGCCAGCCCTATCGCGACGGCAGCCTGCGCATCTGGCGCGCCGGTGACCTGACAGGTGCGGCGTCGGCACCTCCGCTTACCCAGACCCTGTCTGACTACCCTACCTCACCGGCACGGTGCCCTCCGCGGACGTGCCCTATGCGCGCGACTTCGCCGCGCGCAGCCACCGGCAACGGCCCGTGA
- a CDS encoding EamA family transporter produces the protein MMAAEGSISTLVASLWLLNIVLDTGGQLAFKAAAGDPAAGDGLARWKHMASRPWLWLGVGSYVAEFLVWIAFLSLVPLSEGVLLGSINIVAIMLAGRFLFGEKLTRWRVAGIALVTLGVTIVGLGT, from the coding sequence ATGATGGCGGCGGAGGGATCCATCTCCACCCTCGTGGCGAGCCTGTGGCTCCTCAACATCGTGCTCGATACCGGCGGCCAGCTGGCGTTCAAGGCCGCCGCGGGCGACCCGGCGGCCGGCGACGGCCTGGCGCGCTGGAAACACATGGCGTCGCGGCCATGGCTGTGGCTCGGCGTCGGCAGCTACGTGGCCGAATTCCTGGTGTGGATCGCGTTCCTCTCGTTGGTCCCGTTGTCCGAGGGCGTGCTGCTGGGCTCGATCAACATCGTCGCGATCATGCTCGCCGGGCGTTTCCTGTTCGGCGAGAAGCTCACCCGGTGGCGCGTCGCCGGCATTGCGCTGGTCACGCTCGGCGTGACGATCGTGGGGCTGGGCACATGA
- a CDS encoding TolC family protein, translating into MLCGLAGCAAPLPKLAPPVPAQWRHAVTADPAPPTDLHGWWHAFADPDLDALVDRALAHNLDVAQAVERLRAVRSLYKRAHARYLPELHARTHDSIDPDASASYLVAGFDASWELGLFGRAEGTRRESQGALDAGVADLQAARVSLVAEVVREWIGLRTAQQQEQLLQQISQQRRQAWELQQTRQRLLLAAPGAVDQAQAAWARAEAALAAPRQAADASAQRLAVLLGQNHPDPAWLQAGTPPELGAWRLDGTPAELLRTRPEIARAEADVLRSAGDLALAHAELFPNIGLGASMVWATDINNNRRFSTTPNAINSLGPVIDIPLFDWGMRLAAKHARDHELKASVLAYRQAVLQGVAEVETALGGLEQQRRREQQETLAWQALQRADQAVQVRNKLQLDSPLDRTESWIAAEQAALELADARAAHSLAYVALFKALGGAPRPAPETAQAATAPDAADGAPH; encoded by the coding sequence ATGCTCTGCGGGCTGGCCGGCTGCGCCGCCCCGCTGCCCAAACTGGCGCCGCCGGTACCTGCGCAATGGCGGCATGCGGTCACGGCGGATCCGGCCCCGCCGACCGACCTGCACGGCTGGTGGCACGCCTTCGCCGACCCCGACCTCGATGCGCTGGTCGACCGCGCGCTGGCCCACAACCTCGACGTGGCGCAGGCGGTCGAGCGGTTGCGCGCCGTGCGCAGCCTGTACAAACGCGCCCACGCCCGCTATCTGCCGGAACTGCACGCGCGCACCCACGACTCGATCGATCCGGATGCCAGCGCCTCGTACCTCGTGGCCGGCTTCGATGCCAGTTGGGAACTTGGCCTGTTCGGCCGCGCCGAGGGCACCCGGCGCGAATCGCAGGGCGCGCTGGATGCCGGTGTGGCCGACCTGCAAGCCGCGCGGGTCAGCCTGGTCGCCGAAGTGGTGCGCGAGTGGATCGGCCTGCGCACCGCGCAGCAGCAGGAACAGCTGCTGCAGCAGATCAGCCAGCAGCGCAGGCAGGCGTGGGAACTGCAGCAGACACGCCAGCGCCTGCTGCTGGCGGCCCCCGGCGCCGTGGACCAGGCGCAGGCCGCCTGGGCACGGGCCGAAGCCGCGCTGGCAGCGCCGCGCCAGGCCGCCGACGCCAGCGCGCAGCGGCTGGCCGTCCTGCTCGGACAGAACCACCCCGACCCGGCGTGGCTGCAGGCGGGTACGCCGCCGGAGCTGGGCGCCTGGCGACTCGACGGCACGCCGGCCGAGCTGCTGCGCACGCGGCCGGAAATCGCCCGCGCCGAGGCGGACGTGCTGCGCAGTGCCGGCGACCTGGCGCTGGCCCACGCCGAGCTGTTTCCCAACATCGGCCTCGGCGCCTCGATGGTCTGGGCCACCGACATCAACAACAACCGCCGCTTCTCCACCACCCCGAACGCCATCAACTCGCTGGGTCCGGTGATCGACATCCCGCTGTTCGACTGGGGCATGCGGCTGGCCGCCAAGCACGCCAGGGACCATGAACTGAAAGCCAGCGTGCTGGCCTACCGACAAGCCGTGCTGCAGGGCGTGGCCGAGGTGGAAACCGCGCTGGGCGGCCTGGAGCAGCAGCGTCGGCGCGAGCAGCAGGAAACTCTGGCGTGGCAGGCGCTACAACGCGCCGACCAGGCCGTGCAGGTGCGTAACAAGCTGCAACTGGACAGCCCGCTCGATCGCACCGAAAGCTGGATCGCCGCCGAGCAGGCCGCGCTCGAACTAGCCGACGCGCGCGCCGCGCACAGCCTCGCCTACGTGGCGCTGTTCAAAGCGCTGGGCGGCGCGCCGCGGCCCGCGCCGGAAACGGCACAGGCCGCGACGGCGCCCGACGCCGCCGACGGAGCGCCGCACTGA
- a CDS encoding ABC transporter ATP-binding protein, giving the protein MPVHAIEPARTPALQAENVSKAFISGHQSTQVLNNFSLSIDAGELTLISGPSGCGKSTLLAILSGLQKVDAGRVLALGSELGQLDMRALERFRLQHTGFVFQGFNLFPALSAFEQVELPLNHMGLSREEACRRTQQSLEEVGLAHRMRLRPSELSGGEKQRVAIARALAKQPELLFADEPTSALDAANGQIIIDILHRIAHTHGTTVLCVSHDPRLVAHADRVLAMEDGRILSDRRNHGAVIDSKENPA; this is encoded by the coding sequence ATGCCTGTCCACGCCATCGAGCCGGCACGCACGCCGGCGCTGCAGGCCGAGAACGTCAGCAAGGCGTTCATCTCCGGCCACCAGAGCACGCAGGTGCTGAACAACTTCTCGCTGAGCATCGACGCCGGCGAACTGACCCTGATCTCCGGCCCGTCCGGCTGCGGCAAGAGCACCCTGCTGGCGATCCTCAGCGGCCTGCAGAAGGTCGATGCCGGCCGCGTGCTGGCGCTGGGCAGTGAGCTGGGCCAGCTCGACATGCGCGCGCTGGAACGCTTCCGCCTGCAGCACACCGGCTTCGTGTTCCAGGGCTTCAACCTGTTCCCCGCGCTCTCCGCGTTCGAGCAGGTCGAGCTGCCGTTGAACCACATGGGTCTGTCGCGCGAGGAGGCGTGCCGGCGCACGCAACAGTCGCTGGAGGAGGTCGGCCTGGCGCACCGCATGCGGCTGCGCCCGTCGGAGCTGTCCGGCGGCGAAAAACAGCGCGTGGCGATCGCCCGCGCGCTGGCCAAGCAGCCCGAGCTGTTGTTCGCCGACGAACCGACCAGCGCGCTGGATGCCGCCAACGGCCAGATCATCATCGACATCCTGCACCGCATCGCCCATACCCACGGCACTACCGTGCTGTGCGTCAGCCATGACCCGCGCCTGGTCGCCCACGCCGACCGTGTGCTGGCGATGGAGGATGGCCGCATACTCAGTGACCGGCGCAACCACGGCGCGGTCATCGACAGCAAGGAAAACCCCGCATGA
- a CDS encoding DegT/DnrJ/EryC1/StrS family aminotransferase, producing the protein MLPHRRHELPPTAGLPLRLADLRPGAPTLADDVAALLGTPPLSLTCSGTAALLLTLTTLRELAPRRRVVVPAYTCPLVAIAVQQAGLELQLCDLRPGHYDMDPSALRAACDEHTLAIVPTHLAGRVADVDDALAVARSVGAYVIEDAAQALGARRGEASVGLAGDAGFFSLAAGKGLSIYEGGLLAARDPALRERLADAAKRVPPHAGWEWRRRLELLGYAALYRPWGLRLAYGNPLRRALRRGDEIAAVGDDFPLAIPLHRVGRWRQTVGAHAVPRLPAFLDQLSMQAQRRLPRLRRIDGIEVLDDPAGAHGTWPFFLLLLPDHRRRDAALAQLWQAGHGVSRLFIHALPDYPYLVGTVPAQDVPHARDFAARSLSIGNSPWMTDADFEAICGILERC; encoded by the coding sequence ATGCTGCCCCATCGCCGCCACGAACTGCCTCCCACCGCCGGCCTGCCGCTGCGGCTGGCCGACCTGCGCCCCGGCGCGCCGACACTGGCCGACGACGTCGCCGCTCTGCTGGGCACCCCGCCACTGTCACTGACCTGTTCCGGCACCGCGGCGCTGCTGCTGACGCTCACCACGCTGCGCGAACTCGCTCCGCGCCGCCGCGTGGTGGTGCCGGCTTATACCTGCCCGCTGGTGGCGATCGCCGTGCAGCAGGCCGGGCTGGAGCTGCAGCTGTGCGATCTCCGGCCCGGCCACTACGACATGGATCCGTCCGCGCTGCGCGCGGCCTGCGACGAGCACACGCTGGCGATCGTGCCGACCCACCTGGCCGGCCGCGTCGCCGACGTCGATGACGCGCTGGCCGTCGCACGCAGCGTCGGCGCATACGTGATCGAGGACGCCGCGCAGGCGCTGGGCGCGCGCCGCGGCGAGGCCAGCGTGGGGTTGGCCGGCGACGCGGGCTTCTTCAGCCTCGCCGCCGGCAAGGGCCTGTCGATCTACGAGGGCGGCCTGCTCGCCGCACGCGACCCCGCGCTGCGCGAGCGGCTGGCCGACGCGGCGAAGCGCGTGCCGCCGCACGCCGGCTGGGAGTGGCGGCGGCGCCTCGAACTGCTCGGCTACGCCGCGCTGTACCGACCGTGGGGCCTGCGCCTGGCCTACGGCAACCCGCTGCGCCGCGCACTGCGCCGCGGCGACGAGATTGCCGCCGTGGGCGACGACTTCCCCCTGGCCATCCCGCTGCACCGCGTCGGCCGCTGGCGGCAGACGGTGGGCGCGCATGCCGTGCCGCGGCTGCCGGCGTTTCTCGATCAGTTGTCCATGCAGGCGCAACGCCGCCTGCCACGGTTGCGTCGGATCGACGGCATCGAAGTACTCGACGACCCCGCCGGCGCCCACGGCACCTGGCCATTCTTCCTGCTGCTGCTGCCTGACCACCGGCGCCGCGACGCCGCGCTGGCGCAGCTGTGGCAGGCCGGCCATGGCGTCAGCCGCCTGTTCATCCACGCCTTGCCCGACTACCCCTATCTCGTCGGCACGGTGCCCGCGCAGGACGTGCCGCACGCCCGCGACTTCGCCGCACGCAGCCTCAGCATCGGCAACAGCCCGTGGATGACCGATGCGGACTTCGAGGCGATCTGCGGGATACTCGAACGCTGTTGA